In the genome of Triticum urartu cultivar G1812 chromosome 5, Tu2.1, whole genome shotgun sequence, one region contains:
- the LOC125509668 gene encoding putative F-box protein At3g23960 isoform X3: protein MVTEETKSMKQINEECIINHLPGDLIERVFLRLPVSTLLTCVGVCKHWHNIIRDPQFVALHLQCAPSYALVFFPPGLVSGKHYPSDAVLIDEAWSPSTYTVPVIGPGDFLFGSCNGLLGLYTKTSMIKIANLATGECLHLGKPVKNLKGDHFCFYSFGFHPVTKEYKITHFLGDCINGRPHNKDKFNIIQVYTLGDEKWKDIQTPEALSLISVRNSGVVNVDGKMYWLTEDMSASWQHAVMSFDIREESFAMIQLPAAREDHDYYGSRKFLIRDIDGKICIVTAQTSRYDARTLVGELQIWALDNMVEQRWSQKYNIKYPPDYILGPRFVHRDRILTQRGHNNVCSYELLGENFEIDSSKMVKLLDFSPCRHNLQSHNCVKSLVRLDVYKNAKIVCRPKQREGWELNKWEAWERGLSENEKLRSVIHQVELNGIACAQQNGIWFNDILQHILDDAIRREIGMKIDQIFPNFPDQQTRPLRHLNCVAQKLDQDNLIARINNSETIIKAMIQTTNSIFDMIDSAVDDQLYIADKLTYKT, encoded by the exons ATGGTCACTGAAGAAACCAAATCAATGAAGCAAATAAATGAGGAATGCATCATAAACCACCTCCCAGGGGACCTCATTGAGCGGGTCTTTTTGAGGCTTCCAGTGAGCACTCTGTTGACGTGCGTCGGAGTCTGCAAGCATTGGCACAACATCATCCGGGATCCACAGTTTGTTGCATTGCACCTCCAGTGTGCGCCAAGTTATGCCCTTGTGTTCTTCCCGCCAGGTTTGGTTTCAGGGAAGCACTACCCTAGCGATGCTGTCCTAATTGATGAAGCCTGGTCGCCATCGACATATACAGTGCCAGTGATTGGGCCTGGTGATTTCCTTTTTGGTTCATGCAATGGCCTTCTTGGCTTATACACAAAGACATCAATGATCAAGATAGCTAACCTTGCAACTGGTGAATGTCTACATCTTGGGAAACCTGTGAAGAATCTGAAAGGTGATCATTTCTGTTTCTATAGCTTTGGATTTCACCCCGTGACAAAAGAATACAAGATTACACACTTCCTTGGTGATTGCATTAATGGTCGTCCCCATAATAAAGACAAGTTCAACATCATTCAAGTTTACACGCTTGGTGATGAGAAATGGAAAGATATCCAAACTCCAGAAGCTCTTAGCTTGATCAGTGTGAGAAACTCTGGAGTTGTCAATGTTGATGGGAAAATGTATTGGTTAACTGAAGACATGTCAGCTAGCTGGCAGCATGCAGTTATGTCCTTTGATATCAGGGAAGAAAGTTTTGCAATGATACAACTGCCAGCAGCACGCGAAGATCATGATTACTATGGTTCTCGTAAGTTCTTGATCAGAGATATAGATGGGAAAATATGTATAGTGACTGCTCAAACTAGTCGTTATGATGCCCGAACTCTTGTCGGTGAGCTGCAGATCTGGGCACTTGACAACATGGTAGAGCAAAGGTGGAGCCAGAAGTACAACATTAAGTACCCACCAGATTACATTCTGGGTCCACGTTTTGTTCACAGGGATAGAATCCTCACACAACGTGGCCACAATAATGTATGTTCGTACGAGTTGCTTGGTGAGAACTTCGAGATTGATTCAAGTAAGATGGTGAAGCTGTTAGATTTCAGTCCCTGCAGGCACAACTTGCAATCTCACAACTGTGTGAAGTCACTTGTACGTTTAGATGTATACAAGAATGCTAAGATTGTGTGTAGGCCAAAACAGCGGGAAGGCTGGGAATTGAACAAGTGGGAGGCGTGGGAGCGTGGGCTCTCTGAGAATGAAAAATTGCGGAGTGTCATTCACCAAGTTGAGCTTAATGGAATT GCATGTGCACAACAAAATGGCATATGGTTCAATGATATACTGCAACATATATTGGATGATGCGATTCGACGGGAAATAGGCATGAAAATCGATCAAATATTTCCAAACTTTCCAGACCAG CAGACAAGACCCCTCCGGCATCTTAATTGTGTGGCACAGAAGCTGGATCAGGACAATTTAATTGCTCGTATTAATAATAGTGAGACTATTATAAAG GCTATGATTCAGACAACAAATAGTATCTTTGACATGATTGATAGTGCTGTAGATGACCAG CTTTATATAGCAGACAAATTAACATATAAGACTTGA
- the LOC125509668 gene encoding putative F-box protein At3g23960 isoform X1 — MVTEETKSMKQINEECIINHLPGDLIERVFLRLPVSTLLTCVGVCKHWHNIIRDPQFVALHLQCAPSYALVFFPPGLVSGKHYPSDAVLIDEAWSPSTYTVPVIGPGDFLFGSCNGLLGLYTKTSMIKIANLATGECLHLGKPVKNLKGDHFCFYSFGFHPVTKEYKITHFLGDCINGRPHNKDKFNIIQVYTLGDEKWKDIQTPEALSLISVRNSGVVNVDGKMYWLTEDMSASWQHAVMSFDIREESFAMIQLPAAREDHDYYGSRKFLIRDIDGKICIVTAQTSRYDARTLVGELQIWALDNMVEQRWSQKYNIKYPPDYILGPRFVHRDRILTQRGHNNVCSYELLGENFEIDSSKMVKLLDFSPCRHNLQSHNCVKSLVRLDVYKNAKIVCRPKQREGWELNKWEAWERGLSENEKLRSVIHQVELNGIACAQQNGIWFNDILQHILDDAIRREIGMKIDQIFPNFPDQQTRPLRHLNCVAQKLDQDNLIARINNSETIIKAMIQTTNSIFDMIDSAVDDQIGASSTNAGISSQNHSEGDDAKT; from the exons ATGGTCACTGAAGAAACCAAATCAATGAAGCAAATAAATGAGGAATGCATCATAAACCACCTCCCAGGGGACCTCATTGAGCGGGTCTTTTTGAGGCTTCCAGTGAGCACTCTGTTGACGTGCGTCGGAGTCTGCAAGCATTGGCACAACATCATCCGGGATCCACAGTTTGTTGCATTGCACCTCCAGTGTGCGCCAAGTTATGCCCTTGTGTTCTTCCCGCCAGGTTTGGTTTCAGGGAAGCACTACCCTAGCGATGCTGTCCTAATTGATGAAGCCTGGTCGCCATCGACATATACAGTGCCAGTGATTGGGCCTGGTGATTTCCTTTTTGGTTCATGCAATGGCCTTCTTGGCTTATACACAAAGACATCAATGATCAAGATAGCTAACCTTGCAACTGGTGAATGTCTACATCTTGGGAAACCTGTGAAGAATCTGAAAGGTGATCATTTCTGTTTCTATAGCTTTGGATTTCACCCCGTGACAAAAGAATACAAGATTACACACTTCCTTGGTGATTGCATTAATGGTCGTCCCCATAATAAAGACAAGTTCAACATCATTCAAGTTTACACGCTTGGTGATGAGAAATGGAAAGATATCCAAACTCCAGAAGCTCTTAGCTTGATCAGTGTGAGAAACTCTGGAGTTGTCAATGTTGATGGGAAAATGTATTGGTTAACTGAAGACATGTCAGCTAGCTGGCAGCATGCAGTTATGTCCTTTGATATCAGGGAAGAAAGTTTTGCAATGATACAACTGCCAGCAGCACGCGAAGATCATGATTACTATGGTTCTCGTAAGTTCTTGATCAGAGATATAGATGGGAAAATATGTATAGTGACTGCTCAAACTAGTCGTTATGATGCCCGAACTCTTGTCGGTGAGCTGCAGATCTGGGCACTTGACAACATGGTAGAGCAAAGGTGGAGCCAGAAGTACAACATTAAGTACCCACCAGATTACATTCTGGGTCCACGTTTTGTTCACAGGGATAGAATCCTCACACAACGTGGCCACAATAATGTATGTTCGTACGAGTTGCTTGGTGAGAACTTCGAGATTGATTCAAGTAAGATGGTGAAGCTGTTAGATTTCAGTCCCTGCAGGCACAACTTGCAATCTCACAACTGTGTGAAGTCACTTGTACGTTTAGATGTATACAAGAATGCTAAGATTGTGTGTAGGCCAAAACAGCGGGAAGGCTGGGAATTGAACAAGTGGGAGGCGTGGGAGCGTGGGCTCTCTGAGAATGAAAAATTGCGGAGTGTCATTCACCAAGTTGAGCTTAATGGAATT GCATGTGCACAACAAAATGGCATATGGTTCAATGATATACTGCAACATATATTGGATGATGCGATTCGACGGGAAATAGGCATGAAAATCGATCAAATATTTCCAAACTTTCCAGACCAG CAGACAAGACCCCTCCGGCATCTTAATTGTGTGGCACAGAAGCTGGATCAGGACAATTTAATTGCTCGTATTAATAATAGTGAGACTATTATAAAG GCTATGATTCAGACAACAAATAGTATCTTTGACATGATTGATAGTGCTGTAGATGACCAG ATTGGTGCTTCGAGTACAAATGCTGGCATTTCTTCTCAGAATCACAGCGAGGGCGATGACGCGAAGACTTGA
- the LOC125509668 gene encoding putative F-box protein At3g23960 isoform X2, with translation MVTEETKSMKQINEECIINHLPGDLIERVFLRLPVSTLLTCVGVCKHWHNIIRDPQFVALHLQCAPSYALVFFPPGLVSGKHYPSDAVLIDEAWSPSTYTVPVIGPGDFLFGSCNGLLGLYTKTSMIKIANLATGECLHLGKPVKNLKGDHFCFYSFGFHPVTKEYKITHFLGDCINGRPHNKDKFNIIQVYTLGDEKWKDIQTPEALSLISVRNSGVVNVDGKMYWLTEDMSASWQHAVMSFDIREESFAMIQLPAAREDHDYYGSRKFLIRDIDGKICIVTAQTSRYDARTLVGELQIWALDNMVEQRWSQKYNIKYPPDYILGPRFVHRDRILTQRGHNNVCSYELLGENFEIDSSKMVKLLDFSPCRHNLQSHNCVKSLVRLDVYKNAKIVCRPKQREGWELNKWEAWERGLSENEKLRSVIHQVELNGIACAQQNGIWFNDILQHILDDAIRREIGMKIDQIFPNFPDQTRPLRHLNCVAQKLDQDNLIARINNSETIIKAMIQTTNSIFDMIDSAVDDQIGASSTNAGISSQNHSEGDDAKT, from the exons ATGGTCACTGAAGAAACCAAATCAATGAAGCAAATAAATGAGGAATGCATCATAAACCACCTCCCAGGGGACCTCATTGAGCGGGTCTTTTTGAGGCTTCCAGTGAGCACTCTGTTGACGTGCGTCGGAGTCTGCAAGCATTGGCACAACATCATCCGGGATCCACAGTTTGTTGCATTGCACCTCCAGTGTGCGCCAAGTTATGCCCTTGTGTTCTTCCCGCCAGGTTTGGTTTCAGGGAAGCACTACCCTAGCGATGCTGTCCTAATTGATGAAGCCTGGTCGCCATCGACATATACAGTGCCAGTGATTGGGCCTGGTGATTTCCTTTTTGGTTCATGCAATGGCCTTCTTGGCTTATACACAAAGACATCAATGATCAAGATAGCTAACCTTGCAACTGGTGAATGTCTACATCTTGGGAAACCTGTGAAGAATCTGAAAGGTGATCATTTCTGTTTCTATAGCTTTGGATTTCACCCCGTGACAAAAGAATACAAGATTACACACTTCCTTGGTGATTGCATTAATGGTCGTCCCCATAATAAAGACAAGTTCAACATCATTCAAGTTTACACGCTTGGTGATGAGAAATGGAAAGATATCCAAACTCCAGAAGCTCTTAGCTTGATCAGTGTGAGAAACTCTGGAGTTGTCAATGTTGATGGGAAAATGTATTGGTTAACTGAAGACATGTCAGCTAGCTGGCAGCATGCAGTTATGTCCTTTGATATCAGGGAAGAAAGTTTTGCAATGATACAACTGCCAGCAGCACGCGAAGATCATGATTACTATGGTTCTCGTAAGTTCTTGATCAGAGATATAGATGGGAAAATATGTATAGTGACTGCTCAAACTAGTCGTTATGATGCCCGAACTCTTGTCGGTGAGCTGCAGATCTGGGCACTTGACAACATGGTAGAGCAAAGGTGGAGCCAGAAGTACAACATTAAGTACCCACCAGATTACATTCTGGGTCCACGTTTTGTTCACAGGGATAGAATCCTCACACAACGTGGCCACAATAATGTATGTTCGTACGAGTTGCTTGGTGAGAACTTCGAGATTGATTCAAGTAAGATGGTGAAGCTGTTAGATTTCAGTCCCTGCAGGCACAACTTGCAATCTCACAACTGTGTGAAGTCACTTGTACGTTTAGATGTATACAAGAATGCTAAGATTGTGTGTAGGCCAAAACAGCGGGAAGGCTGGGAATTGAACAAGTGGGAGGCGTGGGAGCGTGGGCTCTCTGAGAATGAAAAATTGCGGAGTGTCATTCACCAAGTTGAGCTTAATGGAATT GCATGTGCACAACAAAATGGCATATGGTTCAATGATATACTGCAACATATATTGGATGATGCGATTCGACGGGAAATAGGCATGAAAATCGATCAAATATTTCCAAACTTTCCAGACCAG ACAAGACCCCTCCGGCATCTTAATTGTGTGGCACAGAAGCTGGATCAGGACAATTTAATTGCTCGTATTAATAATAGTGAGACTATTATAAAG GCTATGATTCAGACAACAAATAGTATCTTTGACATGATTGATAGTGCTGTAGATGACCAG ATTGGTGCTTCGAGTACAAATGCTGGCATTTCTTCTCAGAATCACAGCGAGGGCGATGACGCGAAGACTTGA